In a single window of the Frondihabitans peucedani genome:
- a CDS encoding NUDIX domain-containing protein — translation METIVVSALALVRDRRLLMVTARGRDVLYLPGGKVEPGETGAEAAIRESFEEVAVALDPATVAPLFTVSEQAHGEPDGRLVDMTLYSGETLDDPRPSAEVGSISWVTTADAGRCPPAGVETLRRMSLLGLID, via the coding sequence GTGGAGACGATCGTCGTCAGTGCACTCGCACTCGTCCGCGACCGACGCCTGCTCATGGTGACGGCGCGCGGACGCGACGTGCTGTACCTGCCGGGAGGAAAGGTCGAGCCCGGCGAGACCGGGGCGGAGGCCGCGATCCGGGAGTCGTTCGAGGAGGTAGCGGTGGCGCTCGATCCTGCGACCGTCGCCCCGCTCTTCACCGTGTCCGAGCAGGCGCACGGCGAGCCGGACGGCCGGCTCGTCGACATGACCCTCTACTCCGGCGAGACGCTCGACGACCCCCGGCCCTCCGCGGAGGTGGGCTCGATCAGCTGGGTGACGACCGCCGACGCGGGCCGGTGTCCTCCTGCAGGAGTGGAGACGCTCCGCCGGATGTCACTCCTCGGACTGATCGACTGA